TAGGCCGTTTCGGCCTGCATACTCTGCAGGCCGTGCGCGACCACCGACGCCGAGCCAAGCTTCAGCCAGAAGTCCAGCTGTCGCCGCATGCCGTTCTGTGGCGGCAGGGTCTTGGCGAGCTCAAGACCCGCGGTGAAATGCGCAATCGCTTCCGCATAGGCCGAGCGACCCACGGCCTGGTCGCCGGCGCACATACGATAATCGCAAGCGAGAGAAGGTATCCCCGCTTCGCCGAAATGATAGGCCAGCAACTCCGGTTCGCGCGCCGCGAGATCGCCAAAACGTTGTTCCAGAGCCTGGGCGACGCGCCCGTGCCATGCCCGGCGGCGCATCAGCAACAGGCTTTCATAGGCGGCGTCACGCACCAGCGCGTGCTTGAAGTTGAAGCTCCGCTCGAGGCCGCGCTCCTCGGGAAATACAATTCCCGCGGCGACCAGCTTTGCCAGCATGTCTTCCAGCTCGTCGTTGTCCTTGCCAGCAACCGCGTCCAGCAAGGCGAAGGTGAATTGCCGGCCGATCACCGCGGCAATTTGGGCCACCTCGCGCGCGCCGCCGAGGCGGTCGAGGCGGGCCATTAGCGAGTCCTTCAGTGTCGCCGGCACGGAATCCCCGCCCGCCGATTCCATTACGCTTCGGGTCAGCTCTTCGACGAACAGGGGCACGCCATCGGTTTTGGCGATGATCGCGGCGACCGTGTCCGCCGCCAGTCCATGCGCGGCAGCGACGCTGGCGACCACCTGCATGCATTCGGGACGGCCGAGGCGTCCAAGCGTGATCAGCGTGGCGTGTGGCCTTGACAGCCAGGACGGGGTGAAGTCCGGCCGCGCCGACACCACGACAAGGAGCCGCGCGCGGCTGATGCTGTCGGCCAATCGCGTCATCATTTCGAGCGTGGTCGCATCGATCCAGTGTGCGTCTTCCAGCACGATCAGCACCGGATCGTTGTCGCTGGTCCGCGTCATGATCTCGATGGTGAGCGCGAGCGTCGCGGCCTTGCGCTGCGCCAGCGATGCGGCGGGAGCTGGCTCAGTCAGCGGGATCGACAACAGCTCGGCCAACAGCGGCAGCGCAGCCGGATTGGCGATGTGCCGCGCGGCAAGCAGGGCGCGGAGTTTCTCGGTGCGCGCATCCGGCGGATCGCCAGGCCCAAGGCCGGCGGCGCGGTTGAGATGCTGGATGACGGGGTAGAGCGCGCTGTCGCTGTGATAGGGAGAGCACTGCAGATTGATGCGTGCATGAGCTTCGGCTGCGAGCTCTTGCTGTAGCGCCTCGATCAAGTGCGATTTGCCGATGCCGGCTTCGCCGATCACGGTCAATATCTGGCCTTCGCCTTGCTGTGCCAGATGCCAGCGTTCGCGCATCAGGCCCACTTCATGGGCCCGGCCGATCAGCGGCAGGCCTCCGGCGCGGATCGCCGCAAAGCGGCTTTCGATCGGGGTTTCCTTGCATACCTGCCAGGCCGACACCGGGCGGCTAAAGCCCTTCAGCTCGTGCTCGCCGAGGTGGGTAAGCTCGAAAAGGCCGCCTAACAGCTTTTGGGTCGACTCGCTGACGAGAATGCAGTTCGCGCTGGCGAGCGCCTGCAGCCTTGCCGCGAGGTTGGGCGTTTCACCGACGATGGTCCGCTCCTGCGCCATGCCGGTACCGATGATTTCGCCGACCACGACGAGGCCGGTGGCGATGCCGATCCGCGCCTGCACGGTCGTGCCGTCAGGCAATTCAATTGCGCCGACTTCCGACAGAATTCCAATCCCGGCGCGGACGGCGCGCTCCGCCGCGTCCTCGAAGGCGCGCGGGAAACCGAAATAGGCCAGCACGCCATCACCCATGAACTTGGCGACGAAACCACCGTAACGCCCGATCGCACCGGCCACCGCATCCTGGTATCGCCGGATCAGGCCGCCGAGCAGCTCCGGATCGAGCTGCGCCGACAGCGCCGTGGAGCCGACCATATCGGCGAACATCACGGTCACTTGCCGCCGCTCGGCATCGCCAGGGCCGGATTTCTCCGCGGCATGCGATTTTTCGGCGGACGGGAGCGATGCGGCCGAAGCCGATTTGTCGAGCGAGGAAGGCTTGTCGAAGGAGGAAATCGGGGCCGCCTCGGAGCTGCGCGCCGCGATCGCCTTCAAAAGCCGGCGGCGATTGCCCAGGGACAGGCCTAGTTGCTCGAGATCGTGGTCATCAAGGTCGGGCAGAATATCCAGGTCAATGTCGTTCGCCTCGAACGCGTCGGCGTATTGCCCCAGATTGTTGCCCCGTAGCCAGTCGCGAAGATCGCTCATGCAGTCGGCCCCCCAGCTTCCCGGAAGGCAGATTGCCACACTTTTATAGAACTTGGGGACTGGATTTCGATGAGCGCAAGCAAGGGACGTGCCTGAAGGCCGCCAATGGGTCAAAACCGGCGATCCTTGTACGCCCTAAAGAAAAGCGGCCCCGGCCGTGGGGTTTCTGGGGTGATGGGGAGGCCGGGGCCGTCGGAGGTCCTTGGCGGTAATGAGTCGCCAAGCATCGGGAGCATAGGTGATTTCGGACGTCAGCTCTGTTCGCTTTGGGACGTTGGGCATACCGTTCTATTCGGGGAACGGAGCACGCCGCGATGAAAGACATGCAGGCTCAGTTGGAAAAGCTTCGCAAGGACGCGGCGGAGTGCGCCCTGATCCGAGACCTCGCGACCGACCCAAAGAAACGAGAGCTTTTCACAAGGCTGGCCGATCATCTGTCAGTTCTGGCAGTCGTCAGAATGGACACCACTCGTAGGTGAAGGTGAGGCGCTTCCGACCTTCGGTGACAGTCCGGTCGCACTTCCCCTGCTTAACTTCGAGGATCTCCGGGCCGGGCGAATACTCGCCTTCACTCGCGCAGCGCATGGTCAGGCTGCATAGCGCATTTCCCGAAGCTTAATCTCGGTTTCGTATTTGGAGCCTTCCGTCAATTTTGTGGCTCGCGGCTTGCGCCAGCTACCTGTTGCAGACAATCTTATCATCTATTTTAACTTGTATTTGTGGTGTGATGGGGGCGAGCATGCAGCGCCGGCTTGCGGCAGTATTGGCTGCGGACGTGGTCGGGTATAGCCGGCTGATGGGAACGGACGAGATTGGGACGCTCAAATCTCTCAAGTCGCACCGTCGCGAATTGGTCGATCGAGGGATTGCGGAGCATCGGGGACGGATCGTTAAGACATCCAACCTTGCATGGCCCACAATGTGGCCCCCGTTCCCCGGCGGGGGCTTTCAGATTCGGACGCTGTCATAAAACCTTTAAGCCAATTTGCTCAACGAGATCTGTCGGCCATCGCCACTGCCTATGGGGCAGGGAAGTTTAATGTGGCCGCAAGGGGCCGTCTGAATTTTAGAGCTAGGCAGGCGGCCCCGCTGGCGCCTTACTTTGGTGGAATCTGGCCGTGGCGCACGCGCCTCTGCGCTTTCGGATTTTTTCCCTTAGCGGACCAGCACTGCGATGGCGGCCATAAACCCCAGCACCAGCAAGGTACCAGCCGCGAGGGCGACAAGGTCGATCGACGGGTTGTGGAAGTGAAGGCGCATTGTCGCCTCCTGTATTGCCCCCGCATCAAGGCCCCGCCGCCACCTTCGAGGGGCATAAGCACCCCAGCGACGGGACCCATGCGGGCCCCGGGGAAAGAGCCCGCGCTAAAGCAACGGTCGCGGTGGACGATCCGTTCCTTGGCTCAAATAGGGTAAGAGAACCAGCATTTAGCCGGTTCAAATAAGCAATTTGGCAATTCAAAATGAACCATCGATATATAGACCATCCTAAATGAACTGGAGGGTCTCATGTGCTACGTCAGAGCTTATCTCAGGGCCTCCACCGACGAGCAGGACGCGCGAGCAGGTCGAGACCTTCGCCTCGATTTGCCTACATCGTGGATGATGGCGACTCGCGGCGGCGACTTCATCGCCCGCATGTTCGAGGCCATCAACGGCATGCTCCTCGACATGCTCGCCGCGGTCGCGCGCAAGGACTATGACGACCGGCGCCGCCGGCAGGCTCAGGGACAGGCCAAGGCGAAGGCAGAGGGTCGCCGCGCGGAGGACGTAGAGCGCAACGCCGCCATTGGCCGCATGCTCGCCGCTGGCCAGAGCTGGAGCACCATCCAGGCCGCCACCGGCTGCAGCCGTGCCACCATCGCTAAGATCGCCAAGCGCGCTGCCTGAAGTTACCGCCTGAGAACTTCAACCAACGGCACGCCACGCGGGCCGTTTTATTTGATCGCCACCGCAGACCGCGAGCCCGGCCCGGCTGTGCGCTGGCGTGACCTCAGCCGGCTTTCGACACCCGCCAAGAGGAAGGCCGCTGCCATCACCGCGATATTAACGGGGAATCCTTCTCACCTGGACAGGCTGAACCGAGACTTCGGCGAATGGGAGCGGCTGAATTGGAAGTCTGAAACCGTCAAGGCGATGAAGGCGAACGAGGCCGCTAAGAAGCCAATGGCGATGCCGCACCGTGAACGATTCTATTCTACCGGACTCTGAGTGCCCGCTAGTGGCGCCAACCGTCTTTGTCGAGGTCTATCCTCTAGCCCTCCGGCGGGCGCGGTGTATCTCCACTCGCCGGCAGGTTACAGACAGGGCACGGCGCGCCGGCCGCGCCGCAGCCGCAGGCGTGCAGGCCTGCCCAAGGGCGGTCCGGATGCGCTTCGCACACCCG
The DNA window shown above is from Bradyrhizobium sp. CB1650 and carries:
- a CDS encoding adenylate/guanylate cyclase domain-containing protein — encoded protein: MSDLRDWLRGNNLGQYADAFEANDIDLDILPDLDDHDLEQLGLSLGNRRRLLKAIAARSSEAAPISSFDKPSSLDKSASAASLPSAEKSHAAEKSGPGDAERRQVTVMFADMVGSTALSAQLDPELLGGLIRRYQDAVAGAIGRYGGFVAKFMGDGVLAYFGFPRAFEDAAERAVRAGIGILSEVGAIELPDGTTVQARIGIATGLVVVGEIIGTGMAQERTIVGETPNLAARLQALASANCILVSESTQKLLGGLFELTHLGEHELKGFSRPVSAWQVCKETPIESRFAAIRAGGLPLIGRAHEVGLMRERWHLAQQGEGQILTVIGEAGIGKSHLIEALQQELAAEAHARINLQCSPYHSDSALYPVIQHLNRAAGLGPGDPPDARTEKLRALLAARHIANPAALPLLAELLSIPLTEPAPAASLAQRKAATLALTIEIMTRTSDNDPVLIVLEDAHWIDATTLEMMTRLADSISRARLLVVVSARPDFTPSWLSRPHATLITLGRLGRPECMQVVASVAAAHGLAADTVAAIIAKTDGVPLFVEELTRSVMESAGGDSVPATLKDSLMARLDRLGGAREVAQIAAVIGRQFTFALLDAVAGKDNDELEDMLAKLVAAGIVFPEERGLERSFNFKHALVRDAAYESLLLMRRRAWHGRVAQALEQRFGDLAAREPELLAYHFGEAGIPSLACDYRMCAGDQAVGRSAYAEAIAHFTAGLELAKTLPPQNGMRRQLDFWLKLGSASVVAHGLQSMQAETAYTKAAEIGEELGDRPASFQAKWGLWINANLRRKTALARDRANELVSLAQQSADRELLLEAYHCQLSTAHFRGDVRGVLEGSRHAISLYDVTQHRHLAHAFGGHDPCVCAHAQCGNSWQLSGEEHYARQQFTQAIALAEMLDHPNSLAHGLHSTGMGHQLGGDREAAYAAAHRAAALADKFGLPPWRASSLILVGWATANGAAAADAVRLIDTEIANATAAGPLPQYYLGLAAEVLLAAGRSADALGHLDRAIAGIDEAGIGIYLPEIYRLRGACLLALDRGNKAEARSAFATAADIAKRQGAVIFERRAQASLSEFTI